Proteins encoded within one genomic window of Nordella sp. HKS 07:
- a CDS encoding carbohydrate ABC transporter permease, protein MSLDAATMPSAHPGRLRLSAEDHRRLRRKARLGREILGWAFLGPMFACFVIFLVLPVIGTLWWSLRSGGLGGDTKFVGLKNFTDLPDIVGASTAIGNTLLFALISVPLILIGALAIALILARIERGGSVYRFLIYFPVLVPGVVAALIWLFMTNVDFGLFNQVARWFGGRPVVWLGADNALIVLAILDVWRNVGYWALFFVAAIIGLPKELYQAAELDGAPAWARFRYLTLPLLRRIIFFAVVVATIWGLQVFDTALVLTSGGPGTATTTVIYRIWLYMFGATNKIGIASAISLVLIVAILLLTLVQMRLLRGRRGGD, encoded by the coding sequence ATGAGTCTTGATGCCGCGACTATGCCAAGCGCGCATCCCGGCCGGCTGCGCCTGTCGGCCGAAGACCATCGCCGCTTGCGGCGCAAAGCGAGGCTCGGTCGCGAGATCCTCGGCTGGGCGTTTCTCGGACCGATGTTTGCGTGCTTCGTGATTTTTCTCGTGCTGCCGGTCATCGGCACCCTATGGTGGAGTTTGCGCTCGGGCGGCCTCGGCGGCGATACGAAATTCGTCGGCCTCAAGAACTTCACTGACCTTCCCGATATTGTGGGCGCCTCGACGGCAATCGGGAACACGCTGCTCTTCGCGCTGATCTCGGTGCCGCTGATCCTCATCGGCGCGCTCGCCATTGCGCTCATCCTGGCGCGCATCGAACGCGGCGGCTCGGTCTACCGCTTTCTCATCTATTTCCCGGTCCTCGTGCCGGGCGTCGTCGCCGCGCTCATCTGGCTGTTCATGACCAATGTCGACTTCGGGCTGTTCAATCAGGTGGCGCGATGGTTCGGCGGCAGGCCGGTCGTTTGGCTCGGCGCCGACAACGCCTTGATCGTCCTCGCCATCCTCGATGTCTGGCGCAATGTCGGCTATTGGGCGCTATTCTTCGTCGCGGCGATCATTGGCCTGCCCAAGGAGCTTTATCAGGCAGCCGAGCTCGACGGGGCTCCCGCCTGGGCGCGCTTTCGTTATCTCACCTTGCCATTGTTGCGCCGGATCATCTTTTTCGCGGTCGTCGTGGCGACGATCTGGGGCTTGCAGGTCTTTGACACAGCCCTCGTTCTCACCAGCGGCGGCCCCGGTACGGCGACGACGACGGTTATCTACCGCATCTGGCTCTATATGTTCGGCGCCACCAATAAGATCGGCATTGCCTCGGCGATCTCTCTGGTTCTCATCGTGGCCATTCTCCTCCTCACACTGGTCCAGATGCGGCTTCTGCGCGGCAGGAGAGGGGGAGACTGA
- a CDS encoding D-amino acid dehydrogenase, translating to MKVIVLGAGVVGTATAYFLARRGFEVEVIERQPGAALETSFGNGGVIHASEVEPWSQPGMPIKILKWLGKENAPLLVRYGALPKMWRWGLKFIANCTAENFRRNTLANLRLALHSLDVLQQIRAQTGIEYDLRTQGVLKIYTDPQSLKAGIATAKFLSGSGLTFAEADVAECVRRVPALKATESTLAGGIYFPRDEVGDCHKFTTGLAQRCAELGVTFHYGTTVQGLERGGGGVTSVVTSRGALRADKFVVALGSFTPLVLRRLGISVPIYPVKGVTITVPAQAWPERPPIPVIDDGRIFGLVPLGERMRVSGSAEVAGYDTTPSPARCQAIVNNVISVFPDFARCVDPATAKYWAGVRPVTPSGTPILGRSPLANLFIAAGHGHLGWTMGCGSGEVVAAMVAGDPPAIDVAGFALDDH from the coding sequence ATGAAGGTCATCGTACTGGGAGCCGGCGTCGTGGGTACGGCCACGGCCTATTTCCTTGCCCGCCGCGGCTTCGAGGTCGAAGTGATCGAACGCCAGCCAGGAGCGGCGCTCGAAACCAGTTTCGGCAATGGCGGCGTCATCCATGCGAGCGAGGTGGAGCCCTGGTCGCAACCCGGCATGCCGATCAAGATCCTGAAATGGCTGGGCAAGGAAAATGCGCCGCTCCTCGTGCGCTATGGCGCTCTCCCCAAGATGTGGCGCTGGGGATTGAAGTTCATCGCCAATTGCACGGCGGAGAATTTCCGCCGCAACACCTTGGCCAATTTGCGGCTCGCCCTGCACAGTCTTGACGTACTTCAGCAGATCCGTGCGCAAACCGGCATAGAATATGACCTGCGCACGCAAGGTGTGTTGAAGATTTATACCGATCCGCAGTCGCTGAAAGCCGGCATCGCCACCGCGAAATTCCTGTCGGGCTCCGGCCTGACCTTCGCCGAGGCCGATGTGGCGGAATGCGTGCGGCGCGTGCCGGCACTCAAGGCCACGGAATCGACATTGGCTGGCGGCATCTATTTTCCGCGCGATGAAGTCGGTGACTGTCACAAATTCACGACCGGCCTGGCACAGCGATGCGCTGAGCTGGGCGTTACATTCCATTATGGGACGACGGTCCAGGGGCTCGAGCGCGGCGGCGGCGGGGTCACGTCCGTTGTCACCAGCCGCGGCGCGTTGCGCGCGGACAAGTTCGTCGTGGCGCTCGGCAGCTTCACGCCACTCGTCCTGCGCCGCCTCGGCATCAGTGTTCCGATCTATCCGGTGAAGGGGGTCACGATCACCGTGCCAGCTCAGGCCTGGCCCGAGCGTCCGCCGATCCCGGTCATCGATGACGGGCGTATCTTCGGTCTCGTGCCCCTAGGCGAGCGGATGCGGGTATCGGGTTCAGCCGAGGTGGCGGGATATGACACGACGCCGAGCCCGGCCCGATGCCAGGCCATCGTCAACAATGTCATCAGCGTGTTTCCCGATTTCGCCAGATGCGTCGATCCCGCGACCGCGAAATACTGGGCCGGCGTTCGGCCCGTCACGCCGAGCGGCACGCCCATTCTCGGCCGTTCGCCGCTGGCAAATCTTTTCATCGCCGCGGGACATGGCCATCTCGGCTGGACCATGGGATGCGGCTCAGGCGAGGTCGTGGCGGCGATGGTGGCCGGCGATCCGCCGGCGATCGATGTCGCGGGCTTTGCACTCGATGATCATTGA
- a CDS encoding carbohydrate ABC transporter permease, with protein MVAAAHHSAEEHARIRLRRRRWKEFARHCVLALVAFILVAPFYYVLLASLKDSTEIFSYPPKLLPIPLYFGNYSDLLWNTGFLRWMFNTLFVATSVTVLKVFLDSLAGYALAKIEFTGKRIVFMLMLVLLMVPIGALIVPLWSLVSSLGLINTYLALILPPLANPLGAILMRQFILSLPRDLENAARLDGLSEFAIYWRIVLPLIKPGLVVLAVIIFTDQFMSFTWPLIATTSDELQVLTVGIAALRAHGGANYGLWSASAVMSLVPIGIFFFVLQRQFLARSLAGALKQ; from the coding sequence ATGGTAGCGGCGGCTCATCATAGTGCTGAAGAACATGCGCGCATCAGGCTGAGGCGCCGACGCTGGAAGGAATTCGCGCGGCATTGTGTTCTGGCGCTCGTCGCCTTCATCCTGGTGGCGCCTTTTTATTATGTTCTCCTTGCCTCGCTGAAGGACAGCACCGAGATATTCAGCTATCCGCCGAAATTGCTGCCGATCCCGCTCTATTTCGGCAATTACAGCGATCTCTTGTGGAACACCGGCTTCCTGCGCTGGATGTTCAACACCTTGTTCGTCGCGACGAGCGTGACCGTGCTCAAGGTCTTCCTCGATTCGCTGGCGGGCTATGCCTTGGCCAAGATCGAGTTCACCGGCAAGCGCATCGTCTTCATGCTGATGCTGGTCCTGCTGATGGTGCCGATCGGGGCCTTGATCGTGCCGCTCTGGTCGCTCGTCTCGTCGCTTGGCCTCATCAACACCTATCTCGCTTTGATCCTGCCGCCCTTGGCCAATCCCTTGGGTGCCATACTGATGCGGCAATTCATCTTAAGTCTGCCGCGCGATCTCGAAAATGCCGCGCGCCTCGACGGATTGAGCGAATTCGCGATCTATTGGCGCATTGTTCTGCCGCTCATCAAGCCGGGCCTCGTGGTTCTTGCGGTCATCATCTTCACCGATCAGTTCATGAGCTTCACCTGGCCGCTGATCGCCACGACCAGCGACGAGTTGCAGGTACTGACCGTCGGCATTGCGGCGCTGCGCGCCCATGGCGGTGCCAATTATGGCTTGTGGTCGGCCTCCGCCGTCATGTCGCTGGTCCCGATCGGCATATTCTTCTTCGTGCTGCAGCGCCAGTTCCTGGCGCGTTCATTGGCCGGTGCCTTGAAACAATGA
- a CDS encoding PLP-dependent aminotransferase family protein: protein MSEWYSGWPVRRDDVATSLADTLEEAIRSGRLAPGAQLPTHRELSKRLGVAVSTVSRAYAEAGRRGLIGGTVGRGTFVLASDKDNDLISNREVLRPLERLYLPLMQREDAINLSLNEPLSDGTGERLREALKAIAKKPDLDDLAHYQPPQGQLEHRTAGAAWLRELGVDAPADDIYAVSGGQTALMTIFLALARPGDTVLTEELTWPGALSVGRLTGIRLMPVAIDSEGLVPEAFEAACLSHRPRFVYTMPTLHNPTTATASLARRQDIVRIARAHNVLIVEDDAYGFLVEPRATPYCQLARDITIYLTSLSKSIAPTLRIGFMAVPPRLHKSMRASTRATTAMVSPLLLELTTHLINSGAGREAIKFQTAAARRRQLLAASILGEAGPAPTSMHYWLRLPSDMRSAVFVADALARGVAVTPGDAFTVVPGKDPGGVRLCLCSETSEARVKQALATLAELVHSDHAAALPIV from the coding sequence ATGAGCGAGTGGTATTCCGGCTGGCCCGTCCGGCGTGACGATGTCGCCACTTCGCTTGCCGATACACTGGAAGAGGCAATCCGCAGCGGCCGTCTGGCGCCCGGTGCGCAATTGCCGACACATCGGGAATTGTCCAAACGCCTCGGCGTCGCGGTCAGCACAGTGTCGCGCGCTTATGCGGAAGCCGGCCGACGCGGCCTCATCGGCGGCACTGTCGGGCGCGGCACTTTCGTGCTGGCGAGCGACAAGGACAACGACCTCATCTCGAACCGCGAGGTGCTGCGCCCCCTCGAGCGGCTCTATCTGCCCTTGATGCAGCGCGAAGACGCGATCAATCTCAGCCTCAACGAACCTCTGTCGGACGGCACGGGCGAACGCTTGCGCGAAGCGCTCAAAGCCATCGCGAAGAAGCCGGATCTCGACGACCTCGCCCATTACCAGCCGCCGCAAGGACAATTGGAGCATCGGACAGCCGGCGCCGCCTGGCTGCGCGAGCTCGGGGTCGACGCGCCGGCCGACGACATCTATGCCGTGTCCGGCGGCCAGACGGCGCTGATGACCATCTTCCTGGCGCTGGCACGGCCCGGCGATACGGTGCTCACCGAGGAATTGACCTGGCCCGGCGCCTTGTCGGTCGGCCGCCTGACCGGCATCCGGCTGATGCCCGTGGCGATCGATAGTGAAGGCCTGGTGCCGGAAGCATTCGAAGCAGCCTGCCTGTCGCATCGGCCGCGCTTCGTCTATACGATGCCGACGCTGCACAATCCGACGACGGCGACAGCGAGCCTCGCGCGCCGCCAGGACATCGTGCGCATCGCGCGCGCCCACAATGTGCTGATCGTCGAGGACGACGCTTATGGATTTCTGGTCGAGCCGCGCGCCACGCCCTATTGCCAGCTGGCGCGCGACATCACCATCTATCTGACCAGCCTGTCGAAATCGATCGCGCCGACCTTGCGGATAGGCTTCATGGCCGTGCCGCCGCGACTCCATAAATCCATGCGCGCCTCGACGCGGGCGACGACGGCGATGGTGTCGCCTCTGCTCCTCGAACTCACCACCCATCTGATCAATAGCGGTGCGGGCCGCGAGGCGATCAAATTTCAGACCGCCGCCGCCCGCCGCCGCCAACTGCTCGCGGCATCGATCCTTGGTGAAGCCGGACCGGCGCCCACCTCGATGCATTATTGGCTGAGGCTGCCCTCCGACATGCGCAGCGCAGTTTTCGTCGCCGACGCCTTGGCACGCGGCGTCGCGGTCACGCCCGGCGATGCCTTCACAGTCGTGCCCGGTAAAGATCCGGGCGGGGTGCGTCTGTGCCTGTGCAGCGAAACGAGCGAGGCGCGTGTCAAGCAGGCGCTGGCGACCCTGGCGGAGCTGGTGCACTCCGATCACGCCGCCGCACTTCCTATCGTTTAG
- a CDS encoding DUF4038 domain-containing protein — translation MGKTVLPDPVPTARYPLSISADHRRLLDADGRQFLIQGDAAWSLIANLDYTDAVRYLDDRKAKGFNTIIVSLVEHCYSQDPPRDLAGREPFTTPGDMSTPNDSYFDAAERVLAASAERGIAVILAPAYIGYRRDRGKGISPHLDGWYDEIVATGPEGCRKYGNYLGRRFGRFANIIWCIGGDWHPEKTRPGLDAVAQGLREAGVRTLFTGHTHPEFSAADTFEGSDWLDLNITYTYGIVHRLLIEDWQRRPVMPFFLIESTYESEHNASHQQIRRQAYWSVLCGGNGHCMGNHPIWLFGEGWQDALDLPGSLAMERWGDFFRKLPWSELVPDLERELVSAGLGEARGLDRVTVARTADERLGAAYLPVCRPVEVQLGSLKGPRLSVEWFDPASGRQVSGGILLAKGSAVLAPPFTEDSMLVLRSIGDDDD, via the coding sequence ATGGGTAAAACGGTTCTTCCCGATCCGGTGCCGACGGCCCGCTATCCGCTGTCGATTTCTGCCGACCACCGGCGCCTGCTCGATGCCGATGGCCGGCAATTCCTGATCCAGGGCGATGCCGCCTGGTCGCTCATCGCCAATCTCGATTACACCGATGCCGTGCGGTATCTCGACGACCGCAAGGCAAAAGGCTTCAACACCATCATCGTCAGCCTTGTCGAGCATTGCTATTCGCAGGACCCGCCGCGCGATCTGGCGGGGCGCGAACCTTTCACCACACCTGGCGACATGAGCACGCCCAACGACTCCTATTTCGATGCGGCCGAGCGCGTCCTCGCTGCTTCAGCCGAGCGCGGCATTGCCGTCATCCTCGCGCCGGCCTATATCGGCTACCGGCGCGACCGCGGCAAAGGCATCTCGCCGCATCTCGACGGTTGGTACGACGAGATCGTTGCGACGGGTCCCGAAGGCTGCCGCAAATATGGGAATTATCTCGGCCGCCGCTTCGGACGTTTCGCCAATATCATCTGGTGCATCGGCGGCGATTGGCATCCGGAGAAGACGCGGCCGGGGCTCGATGCCGTGGCCCAGGGTCTGCGTGAAGCGGGCGTGCGTACGCTCTTCACCGGCCATACGCATCCCGAATTCTCGGCCGCGGATACTTTCGAAGGCTCCGACTGGCTCGACCTCAACATCACTTACACGTACGGCATCGTCCATCGCCTGCTGATCGAGGACTGGCAGCGCCGGCCGGTCATGCCGTTCTTCCTCATCGAGTCGACCTATGAAAGCGAGCACAATGCCAGCCATCAGCAGATCCGCCGCCAAGCCTATTGGTCGGTTCTGTGTGGCGGCAACGGCCATTGCATGGGCAATCATCCGATCTGGCTTTTCGGCGAGGGCTGGCAAGATGCGCTCGACCTGCCGGGCTCGCTGGCCATGGAGCGGTGGGGAGATTTTTTCCGCAAGCTGCCCTGGAGCGAACTCGTGCCCGACCTCGAGCGCGAGCTGGTTTCAGCCGGTTTGGGCGAAGCGCGCGGCCTCGACCGTGTGACGGTAGCACGCACCGCCGATGAGCGTCTCGGTGCTGCATATCTGCCCGTCTGCCGACCCGTCGAAGTGCAGCTTGGCAGCCTGAAAGGCCCCAGGCTTTCCGTCGAATGGTTCGATCCGGCGAGCGGCCGGCAGGTTTCCGGCGGCATCTTGCTGGCAAAAGGGTCGGCGGTGCTGGCGCCGCCTTTCACGGAAGATTCAATGCTCGTTCTGAGATCGATCGGGGACGATGATGATTGA
- a CDS encoding DSD1 family PLP-dependent enzyme — protein sequence MVEHHKATLGPNATFIGVKGGRKRLNTPALLLDLDALERNIATMAAHAKKVGIHVRPHSKGAKSVEIARRQVAAGAIGICCATLGEAEALASGGIANLLITSPVVTPVMIDRLIALNLKSQGLMLVADNPANVDALAAASANAGRRLSLVVEFDVGQGRTGTTSVEMAAALARQIKASLHLHYAGVQAYYGHLQHIPAHAERKAAAAAQMDRVRALLDHLKAADLAPALVTGGGTGTFDIDPDGGVYTEVQAGSYPFMDREYLEIAMTAGGASPFAAALFVQTSVVSANREGFAIVNAGYKSFATEGGPPVVASPELPGASYRLMGDEHGGVQYDAQKAELRIGDVVEFLTPHCDPTINLYDRYHCVRGDTLVDIWPVDARGR from the coding sequence ATGGTTGAGCATCACAAAGCGACTCTCGGGCCGAACGCAACATTCATCGGCGTCAAAGGCGGACGCAAGCGGCTCAATACGCCCGCTTTGCTGCTCGATCTTGATGCGCTCGAGCGCAATATCGCGACGATGGCCGCGCATGCGAAGAAGGTCGGCATCCATGTGCGTCCGCACAGCAAGGGTGCGAAATCGGTCGAGATCGCCCGCCGGCAAGTCGCGGCAGGCGCCATAGGTATATGTTGCGCGACTTTGGGCGAGGCGGAGGCGTTGGCATCGGGCGGCATTGCCAATCTCCTGATCACCTCACCGGTCGTGACGCCGGTAATGATCGATCGGCTGATTGCGCTCAATCTCAAAAGCCAGGGGCTGATGCTCGTGGCCGACAACCCCGCCAATGTCGATGCGCTGGCTGCCGCCAGCGCCAATGCCGGCCGGCGCCTGTCGCTGGTCGTTGAATTCGATGTGGGCCAGGGCCGCACCGGCACGACCAGCGTCGAGATGGCGGCGGCGCTGGCGCGGCAGATCAAGGCTTCATTGCATCTCCATTATGCCGGCGTGCAGGCCTACTACGGACATCTTCAGCACATTCCCGCTCATGCCGAGCGCAAGGCGGCGGCCGCCGCGCAGATGGACCGCGTCCGGGCGCTTCTCGATCACCTGAAGGCGGCGGATCTTGCACCGGCCCTGGTCACTGGCGGCGGGACCGGCACATTCGACATCGATCCCGATGGCGGCGTCTATACGGAAGTCCAGGCGGGATCCTATCCCTTCATGGATCGCGAATATCTAGAAATCGCCATGACGGCGGGCGGCGCCTCGCCCTTTGCCGCCGCCCTTTTCGTGCAGACCTCGGTGGTGAGCGCCAATCGCGAGGGTTTCGCCATCGTCAATGCCGGATATAAGTCCTTCGCGACCGAAGGCGGCCCACCGGTTGTCGCCTCCCCGGAGCTTCCCGGCGCCAGCTACCGTCTGATGGGCGATGAGCATGGCGGTGTCCAATATGATGCGCAAAAGGCTGAACTGAGAATCGGCGATGTCGTCGAGTTCCTGACCCCGCATTGCGATCCGACGATCAATCTCTATGACCGCTATCACTGCGTGCGCGGCGATACACTCGTCGACATATGGCCGGTGGATGCGAGAGGCAGGTAG
- a CDS encoding ABC transporter ATP-binding protein: MTAIDTQNEPAIELIEVAKHYGNVTVLEGVTLTVAPGEFIALLGPSGCGKSTLLKLIAGLDELSGGEIYIGGRLANYLKPAHRDVAMVFQNYALYPHMTVRENLGFPLKMGGVEREVVRSKVEAAAGLLQLSGQLDRFPDELSGGQRQRVALGRAIVREPYVFLMDEPLSNLDALLRVEMRAELVRLHKRVGRTTIYVTHDQVEAMTMASRIVLMNRGIIQQVGTPAEIYSTPANTFVATFVGSPPMNLFKGNLERSGQQMMFRGPFEVVIDTIAPAGPVTIGIRPEHVEVGDSEVKAGLAAVIDAVERVGPDAYLRATSPQGVALTARVDGATTPREGDRIWLRFSTQHLRLFDAAGNLVMGKA; this comes from the coding sequence TTGACCGCCATCGACACTCAAAACGAACCCGCCATAGAGCTGATCGAGGTCGCTAAACACTATGGCAATGTCACCGTGCTTGAGGGCGTCACTCTTACCGTAGCGCCGGGCGAGTTCATCGCTCTCCTCGGCCCCTCGGGCTGCGGCAAGAGCACGCTCCTCAAGCTCATCGCCGGGCTCGACGAATTGAGCGGCGGCGAAATCTACATCGGTGGCCGCCTGGCCAATTACCTGAAGCCGGCCCACCGCGATGTAGCCATGGTGTTCCAGAATTATGCGCTCTACCCTCATATGACGGTGCGCGAGAATCTCGGCTTCCCGTTGAAGATGGGCGGTGTCGAGCGTGAGGTGGTGCGCTCCAAAGTGGAGGCCGCCGCCGGCCTGCTTCAGCTCTCAGGCCAGCTCGACAGGTTTCCTGATGAATTGTCGGGCGGCCAGCGCCAGCGCGTGGCGCTCGGCCGCGCCATCGTGCGCGAGCCCTATGTCTTCCTGATGGACGAGCCCTTGTCCAATCTGGATGCGCTGCTGCGTGTCGAGATGCGCGCCGAGCTTGTCAGGCTGCACAAGCGCGTCGGGCGCACGACAATCTATGTGACCCATGATCAGGTCGAGGCTATGACCATGGCGAGTCGCATCGTGCTGATGAATCGCGGTATCATCCAGCAGGTCGGGACACCCGCCGAGATCTATTCGACACCCGCCAATACTTTCGTGGCGACCTTCGTCGGCAGTCCGCCGATGAATCTGTTCAAGGGCAACCTCGAGCGCAGCGGACAGCAGATGATGTTCCGAGGTCCATTCGAGGTCGTGATCGACACAATAGCGCCGGCCGGGCCGGTGACGATCGGCATCCGGCCGGAGCATGTCGAGGTCGGCGACAGCGAGGTCAAAGCAGGCCTTGCCGCCGTGATCGATGCTGTGGAACGCGTTGGCCCCGATGCCTATTTGCGGGCGACGAGCCCTCAGGGTGTTGCGTTGACCGCCCGTGTTGATGGCGCGACGACACCGCGCGAAGGCGATCGCATCTGGCTCCGTTTTTCGACGCAGCATCTTCGCCTGTTCGATGCGGCGGGCAATCTCGTGATGGGGAAAGCGTGA
- a CDS encoding extracellular solute-binding protein: MNQRIHRQIHALSDSHLAGKLSRRAFVTRLLQMGLTTAAVASIAAEFRPAYAASKGLKGHVRFLVGPWSEREVDNHKHIAAAFNALHPDVTFDFRLYQWATAAQEISASVAGGGHDIYMTTESSYPDYEAGTGFEDWTGRINDPAFATEKAKYLYWDRTESYGPKLLGLPISWHVEDALFVNMDKVRAAGHDENFVNSWDKFVDCIGKMTKEGETYGLGIGIQLGGYGEWYQRLRSAGGSYLTPDLKAPNVNRPEVVQVTEQMADLFKKGIAPPLGTYSYDAAPAAFAAGKLAILSSDLAGTTVLPKKVPFDWKLLPYPPGPVAQVNFNDLTYYMTNAKSPDKDLLWEVMTFWTNGTNDAFWADNSGTYPARSDAAQNGYGTNAAPQLAEALPLFVKYAVGIENFPQWATVEGLAEAEIQNCYAGKVTAAEAVANVEKIVKSEVGL; this comes from the coding sequence ATGAATCAGCGAATTCATCGGCAAATCCATGCGCTTTCCGATTCCCATCTGGCTGGAAAGCTGTCACGCCGCGCCTTTGTCACGCGGCTCCTTCAAATGGGCCTGACGACCGCGGCGGTCGCTTCCATTGCTGCCGAGTTCCGCCCGGCCTATGCGGCGAGCAAGGGCCTCAAGGGTCATGTGCGCTTCCTGGTCGGTCCATGGTCGGAACGCGAGGTCGACAATCACAAGCATATCGCCGCGGCATTCAACGCGCTTCACCCCGACGTGACCTTCGATTTCCGCCTGTATCAGTGGGCGACAGCGGCCCAAGAGATCAGTGCCTCCGTGGCTGGGGGCGGCCATGATATCTATATGACGACTGAAAGCTCGTATCCCGATTATGAGGCCGGTACGGGCTTCGAGGACTGGACCGGGCGGATCAATGATCCGGCGTTCGCCACCGAAAAGGCCAAGTACCTCTATTGGGATCGTACCGAAAGCTATGGACCAAAACTTCTCGGCCTGCCCATCAGCTGGCATGTCGAGGATGCCTTGTTCGTCAATATGGATAAGGTCCGCGCCGCGGGGCACGACGAGAACTTCGTCAACAGCTGGGACAAATTCGTCGATTGCATCGGCAAGATGACAAAGGAAGGTGAGACCTATGGTTTGGGGATCGGCATTCAGCTCGGCGGCTATGGCGAATGGTATCAGCGCTTGCGCTCCGCCGGCGGCTCCTATCTGACACCGGATCTCAAGGCCCCCAATGTTAATCGCCCGGAAGTGGTGCAGGTCACCGAGCAGATGGCAGATCTCTTCAAGAAGGGCATAGCGCCGCCGCTCGGCACCTACAGCTATGACGCGGCGCCTGCCGCTTTCGCCGCCGGCAAGCTCGCCATCTTGTCTTCGGATCTTGCCGGCACGACCGTGTTGCCGAAGAAGGTCCCCTTCGACTGGAAACTTCTGCCTTATCCGCCCGGGCCGGTCGCCCAAGTCAATTTCAACGACCTGACCTATTACATGACCAATGCCAAGTCGCCGGACAAGGACCTGTTGTGGGAAGTCATGACATTCTGGACGAACGGTACCAATGATGCGTTTTGGGCGGACAATTCTGGCACCTATCCGGCGCGCTCCGATGCCGCCCAGAATGGCTACGGCACCAATGCCGCGCCGCAGCTTGCCGAGGCCTTGCCGCTATTCGTAAAATACGCGGTCGGCATCGAGAACTTCCCGCAATGGGCGACTGTCGAAGGTCTGGCGGAGGCCGAGATCCAGAACTGCTATGCCGGCAAGGTGACGGCGGCCGAGGCCGTCGCCAATGTCGAGAAGATCGTGAAAAGCGAAGTCGGACTCTAA
- a CDS encoding RidA family protein, whose translation MAKATKKTPRGRKPTLRKPRATSKRLLVQGFGSEPGFPISLAMRAGDFVFTSAQGDHGFNPADVVYDEKGLVVSDGNTLPPRSMAEETRATLRNIEASLKEAGCTLADVVDTSVWLRDPRDFAEMNRAYGEFFTKNQPTRSIFRIDFMFDCRVEIKVTAYKPLVVRKPRSARP comes from the coding sequence ATGGCAAAAGCGACAAAGAAAACCCCGCGCGGCAGGAAACCGACACTCCGGAAACCACGCGCCACAAGCAAACGGCTTCTGGTGCAAGGCTTCGGCAGTGAGCCCGGCTTCCCCATCTCCCTGGCGATGCGGGCGGGCGACTTCGTCTTCACCTCGGCGCAAGGCGACCACGGCTTCAACCCGGCCGATGTGGTATATGACGAGAAAGGACTTGTCGTCAGCGACGGCAATACCTTGCCGCCGCGCAGCATGGCCGAGGAGACACGCGCGACCTTGCGCAATATCGAAGCGAGCTTGAAGGAGGCGGGCTGCACCCTGGCCGACGTCGTAGACACCTCGGTCTGGCTGCGCGATCCGCGTGACTTCGCCGAGATGAACCGCGCCTATGGAGAGTTCTTCACGAAGAACCAGCCGACCCGGTCCATCTTTCGCATCGATTTCATGTTCGATTGCCGTGTCGAGATAAAGGTAACGGCTTACAAACCGCTCGTCGTGAGGAAGCCCAGGTCTGCTCGTCCTTAG